The nucleotide window TATAAGGGATAAAGACTTTTCGCTCTTTTTTCAGCAAACTTGTCGCTTTTATCTTTGCTGGTTCAACCTTCTGTTTCATATTCTTTATACTATCAACAAAAGCCTCCAGCCTTGTGATAAATCCCGCATCTCCTGAATGCTCATCAAGTTCTAAGACGAGCATAGGCTTGCGATTTATTTTCTCTTTCAAAAAGTTTATCAAAAATGAATCTGGTCCGCAGGCAAAATTTGATAGATATACTGCATATACATTATCTTTTTCCGCAATAAATTTAGTTGCACCCAAAATTTTCTGTCCGTAATGCCAGTACATATTATAAAAATCTTCACTGAGAAAATCATAATCAAGTTCAATGAAATCCAGTGGTATAGGCAGTATCCCAAGACTGCGAACTTTTTGTATCAATTTTAGATTAAGACCTTCGTCATAACCATTATAGGGTCTTGAGCAGATCAAAAGGATTATTCCTTTGTAGTCTTCTATCACCTTTTGAACCTTCTGGGTTATTTCTTTCTGCACCTGGTTTTGATAATCAAAAGCCTTTTTGATTGCCTCGCTAACCGCCCTTCTATCTTTTCCAAATTGCTTGGCAAATTCAAAGAGCCCTTTTTCAACCACCTTTTTCCCACGATCAAAATATATCGGCGGTGCATATACCTCAATCTTATCTCCAAAGATTGCCTTCGCCTGATACGGAAGTGACTGGACATAAGGACATACAAAACTTCTTGTGAAGTTCTCACTATTGGGTCTCATTGTAATAACACTTGGAATGAAGAATTTTCTTATACCCTTTTTGATCAGACTATCAATATGTCCAAGGCAAGCCTTAACTGGAAAACAGGTATCAGCAATTGTAAGGGCGGTTCCCGCATCAATTATGCTGCGGTTTGTTTCTTCTGATAAAACTGGTTTGAACCCGAGTTCTACCAAAAATCTGTAGAAGAATGGGAAAAGTTCATAAAAGATAAGTGCCCGTGGTATACCAATCTCAATACCCTCTATATCTTCGGTTTTAAAAAATATTTCATTGCGCACTTTAAAAAGGTCGGGGAGATTTTTATCCTCAACCTTCTCACGTTCCTCATATCTTTCACACCTTCCGCCATAGAAAAGGGGTTTTTCACCCTCAATCTTAATCCGATTAATCTCACACTCATTGCTACAATGTTTACAAACAAATGAATCAGTTTTGTAAGATTTTTTTGCTAAATCAAAACCCTTGAATTTTGTCTTCTGAATACCGCTATCCCTGACGAGCAAGGCAATCCCTATCGCACCCGTTACATCATGATTTGGCGGCACAGTTATTTTTTTATTTAATACCTCTTCAAATGCCGAAACAACCGCTTTGTTTGCCGCTACACCACCCTGGAATGCAATATGTTCACCAATCTTTTTACTCCCCACCACGCGATTCAAATAATTGAATACTGTTGAATAGCCAAGTCCGGCAAGTAGATTTTCTCTTTCCGCGAGATTGTTTTGATAATGAATGACTTCGGAACCGATAAATACGGTGCATCTTTCACCAAGATTTATTGGAGACTTTGCCTCAAGTGCGCGGTCTCCAAATTCTTCAAGTCTCACACCGAGAACCTGTGTCTGTTCTTCAAGAAAAGACCCGGTTCCTGCAGCACATACTTTATTCATTTCAAAATCTACGATTGTTTTATTTTCAATGCTGATATATTTTGAGTCCTGGCCACCGATCTCGAATATCGTATCAACATCAGGAACTATTTCAATTGCTGCCCTTGCCTGGGCAGAGATTTCATTTTTTATTACATCCGCACCAATTAGTTCACCAATAAGATACCTGCCCGAGCCAGTCGTGCCCACACCGATGATTTCTATCTTGTCGCCAATCTCCGAGTTGAGTTCAGCAAGTCCTTTTATCACCATATCAATGGGTCTGCCTTTTGTCCACAGATATTTTCGGGCAAGAACATTCCCATTTTTGTCTATGATAACAAGGTTTGTTGATATTGAGCCAACATCAACACCCAAATATCCTGAAGTCTTTTCCTTAGGTGGATTAACTAAAATACACGGCCGCCACTCTTTTCTACCATTTAAAGGCGGGAGACGATGGATATGCTCGGGTTGATTTAGCCATTTTTTAAAATTTTCAATCCCTTTTAATCTTAACTTCCAGTCAGACTCTCTTGCAATTAACACTGCACCAATTGCCCCGATTGTTTTATGATGTTCAGGAATGATTAAATCACTATCATTTATTTTCAAAACATCCTTCAATGCCGCACCCATTCCTTTATTCCCGGCAACACCACCAATGAATGCTACAGGACTCAAAACTTCTCTTCCTTTTATAATTGCACTCTTAAAATTCCTTGCCAGGGCATAACATAATCCGGCGACCAGGTCTTCAATCGGAGTTCCTATCTGCTGAAGGTGAATCATATCGCTCTTGGCAAAAACCGAACATCTTCCAGCGATACGCGCCGGCCTTTTAGAATTGAGTGCGATATCGCCAAACTTATCAATTGGAACACATAATCTTTGTGCTTGCTGATCAAGGAATATCCCTGCACCTGCGGCGCAAAGCGAATTTGACGAAAAATCCATAAGTCCCTTGTTTAAAGTAATAAATTTTGAATTGATACCGCCGATTTCAATTATGGAGTTGAAATCTCCGTATAAAAACCTTAGACCCCTAACTATTGCCTCAACCTCATTTACCCTCAGAACTCCCAGATTCTCAACAAGTACCTTTGGAACACTGCCGGTTAAAACTATTTTTTCTGGTTCTTTTAAATCGCTGATTATCTTAAATAGAGTATTATAAGGATTGCCCTTATGAATTATGTAGTCGGTTTTTACAAGATTGCCGTTAAAAAATTGGGCAACCTTGATACTTACTGAACCGACATCTATGCCATATTCATACATTTATGGAGTGTAGAAAATGCCTAATGAGAAATGAAAATCGTAATTGCTTTCAGAACGATTCTGGGTATCCGGGTCATCAGCGGTAATATTGTAATTAAATGTAAATTCAGGGGTGATCTTTGCCTTTGTCAATTTAATATCGGTCCCAAAAGAAAAGAGAAATAAAAAATCATTCTCAAGATCATCTATACTGTTTTTTATAGAACCAATATACGCGGTTCCATCAAGTTGAAAATTACCTGCAAAACCCAGACCAAGATATGGTGCAACTGGTAGCATTCCTGCTTTCAACTGGAATACAATGGGAAGATAAAAATTATTGTAATCAGCACCCATTTCAATATTTAATACCGTCCTATCAAATGCGGTCTTTTTATAAGTCGGTGTCATCTGGATACCAAATACCGGAGAGAATTCAATCCCCATGCCCAGCCCGATTTGGAATCCCAATCCTGAATAATTTCCTGCACCATCATCCGGGTCAAAATTTGAATGATTTATTCCGGTCTGAAGCCCAAAGAATGTTTTTACGGGTAATTCGTTCTGTGCGAAAATACAAACTATTGGCAATAAGGTTAAAATCAATAACTTTTTCATATTGCCTCCATCTTTAAATTTTGTTATCTGATTATTCTTCGTTTTCTAAATTAATTTTGAATTCAACTTTTTTATAATCGGATGGAATTTTAAATAGTTCCTCGCTCAAATTCTTTTCTACTAATTTTTCTATCACTGTTTCGGTTGTCGTTTCTGAAACAATCTTTCCTTTGGCATCAAATGTTTTTGAAACAACCAAGGATTTCAAAACGAATCCTATGTTAGCATATAAATCTTTTTCTTTTCGTATCAACGAATCAAGATCAGCAATCCCTGTAGAAATAGATTTTTTAGTGAAATTCAGCGAAATATCTTCAAGGTGTTTTGTTGTAGTCCACAATTCCCTTGATTCTTCATTGTGTGTCTTCATCTTCATAACCATTATCTTCGTCTCCATATCATAGGAACTATTAATTTTAAAATGTTTACAATCAACACCCAAAATATTTTCTGTTCCAAGTTCCTGGATTTCAATCTTTGGATTGGAAATGGTAAATTTGACAAATTTATTAATAGAACCCATAAGTCTGGCGATAGAATCTACATTCATTACAAAATATTCTTTATTCTCCGGGTCAACGATATATATCTCATTTTTATCTGTTAGATAAAGCCAGTACATTCCACCCTTCATCAACGGGTTTTCTTTTTCTGACACTTCCACAAATTCCTCGCGCACATTGCCTTTTTGTGCATAACCCCTTATAATCGTTTTTGACTCTTTATCCTTTGTTTTTGTTAAAGTCTGTGCCTCCCATTCCACACCTGCAAAAAGGATTAATGGAAATGTAAATAAAGCAATTAAGACAAAGCAAAAAGCCTTCTTCAATTCAACCTCCTTCTTGTCTAATTTTATTCATAATTATCAAAAAATCAAGGGATATTCAAACCCATTACTCGTCCGCTTGCGGCGACCTCTGGAATTTAGCCTCCTAATCATTTTATATTGAATGTATTTTAATATTAAATTACTCCATAATTCCGGAATTGTAAAATTGTAGAATACTATTTGGGGCAGACGAAAATGCGAATCCAAAATTTAGAAGAAATAAGTGGTACATTATAACTACAAATGATTCCTGGGCAATAGAAAAATAACCTGTGGGTGACATTAAATTAACTATTGATACTTTTCAAAGAAGATTCAACCCCAATGCCTTTCTCATTATAACCGCCTATTTCAATAA belongs to candidate division WOR-3 bacterium and includes:
- a CDS encoding outer membrane beta-barrel protein, with product MKKLLILTLLPIVCIFAQNELPVKTFFGLQTGINHSNFDPDDGAGNYSGLGFQIGLGMGIEFSPVFGIQMTPTYKKTAFDRTVLNIEMGADYNNFYLPIVFQLKAGMLPVAPYLGLGFAGNFQLDGTAYIGSIKNSIDDLENDFLFLFSFGTDIKLTKAKITPEFTFNYNITADDPDTQNRSESNYDFHFSLGIFYTP
- a CDS encoding DUF4412 domain-containing protein — protein: MKKAFCFVLIALFTFPLILFAGVEWEAQTLTKTKDKESKTIIRGYAQKGNVREEFVEVSEKENPLMKGGMYWLYLTDKNEIYIVDPENKEYFVMNVDSIARLMGSINKFVKFTISNPKIEIQELGTENILGVDCKHFKINSSYDMETKIMVMKMKTHNEESRELWTTTKHLEDISLNFTKKSISTGIADLDSLIRKEKDLYANIGFVLKSLVVSKTFDAKGKIVSETTTETVIEKLVEKNLSEELFKIPSDYKKVEFKINLENEE
- a CDS encoding acyl-CoA dehydratase activase produces the protein MYEYGIDVGSVSIKVAQFFNGNLVKTDYIIHKGNPYNTLFKIISDLKEPEKIVLTGSVPKVLVENLGVLRVNEVEAIVRGLRFLYGDFNSIIEIGGINSKFITLNKGLMDFSSNSLCAAGAGIFLDQQAQRLCVPIDKFGDIALNSKRPARIAGRCSVFAKSDMIHLQQIGTPIEDLVAGLCYALARNFKSAIIKGREVLSPVAFIGGVAGNKGMGAALKDVLKINDSDLIIPEHHKTIGAIGAVLIARESDWKLRLKGIENFKKWLNQPEHIHRLPPLNGRKEWRPCILVNPPKEKTSGYLGVDVGSISTNLVIIDKNGNVLARKYLWTKGRPIDMVIKGLAELNSEIGDKIEIIGVGTTGSGRYLIGELIGADVIKNEISAQARAAIEIVPDVDTIFEIGGQDSKYISIENKTIVDFEMNKVCAAGTGSFLEEQTQVLGVRLEEFGDRALEAKSPINLGERCTVFIGSEVIHYQNNLAERENLLAGLGYSTVFNYLNRVVGSKKIGEHIAFQGGVAANKAVVSAFEEVLNKKITVPPNHDVTGAIGIALLVRDSGIQKTKFKGFDLAKKSYKTDSFVCKHCSNECEINRIKIEGEKPLFYGGRCERYEEREKVEDKNLPDLFKVRNEIFFKTEDIEGIEIGIPRALIFYELFPFFYRFLVELGFKPVLSEETNRSIIDAGTALTIADTCFPVKACLGHIDSLIKKGIRKFFIPSVITMRPNSENFTRSFVCPYVQSLPYQAKAIFGDKIEVYAPPIYFDRGKKVVEKGLFEFAKQFGKDRRAVSEAIKKAFDYQNQVQKEITQKVQKVIEDYKGIILLICSRPYNGYDEGLNLKLIQKVRSLGILPIPLDFIELDYDFLSEDFYNMYWHYGQKILGATKFIAEKDNVYAVYLSNFACGPDSFLINFLKEKINRKPMLVLELDEHSGDAGFITRLEAFVDSIKNMKQKVEPAKIKATSLLKKERKVFIPYMCDGAQILCSGMRFAGIDAEVMDPPDEESVMLGRKFTSGRECLPAIITAGDMLKKIKASDFIPDEASFLMAQGSGPCRFGQYYKLHRIILDKLGLNNVTIYAPNQGPSLFDDLGPMGLKFLLLTWDGICAVDGLEAKVRRIRPYELNRGEADRIYNEVLKAICKEIEKGKNITPILKNARITFDKIKIDKIPKPKIGIVGEIYIRSQKFSNGFLERKLESMGCEVSLPSIAEWFFYTNFTRIRNCLWFKQFRRAIFTEIFNYYMEWRQKFIYKILGLEPEPEVKKILRLAEKYIHPSFEGEAILSVGKTIEFMKENFSGVINVMPFTCMPGNIVTTVYKGIKDDYPEFPLLSLSFDGVANTIDEIRLETFVEQAKKFAFSKKFLVNKIKKGGLL